DNA from Kitasatospora herbaricolor:
TCACTCCGCACCGGATACCCCCATCATCCGATGCTTCGCGGCTGTCAGCACGGTGTGACCGGGACGAGGTCCCCCGCCACGGTGCGTGCCCGGCCGGGGCCGGGGCCGGGCACGCACCCGCGGGGCGCACGGGCCGCCTGCCGGAGGCGCCGGTGTTCAGCGCGTCGGCACGCCCTCCCGGGCGGCGGGACGGGCCGACCCGGTGGTGCCGCGCCGGCCGTGCCCGGCGTCCTGGCCGAGGGCCGGTTCGTGCTCCCGGGGCGGGTGGGCCCGGCGGACCCGGACGGGGCGGGTGAGGCGCTGGTGCGCCCCGGTGGCCAGCATCCGGGCTTCGCCTCGGTCGCTTATCTCGGCGCAGACGATCCCGGTGGCGTCCAGGTAGACGGGGTGCCCGCCCGGGCCGGTGAGGGCGCTGCGGCGGACCACCACCACATCCGGCGCGCCGCCGGGGGCGGGCGCGGCGAAGACGAGTTCGAAACGGTCGTGGTCGTACCGGTCGTTGCTCAAGTGTTCTCCCTGGGGGCTTGGCCGGACGGATCGGCGGGCGCCTCCTCCGCCGCCGGGCGGGGGGGCTCTGCCGCGGCCGCGCCTACCCCCGATC
Protein-coding regions in this window:
- a CDS encoding DUF6296 family protein, giving the protein MSNDRYDHDRFELVFAAPAPGGAPDVVVVRRSALTGPGGHPVYLDATGIVCAEISDRGEARMLATGAHQRLTRPVRVRRAHPPREHEPALGQDAGHGRRGTTGSARPAAREGVPTR